From the Hyphomicrobiaceae bacterium genome, the window ATGATCGGCAGGAACGCTTCGATCTTGCGGTCGGCGATTGGACAGCTCTAATCCAAGCGCACCCGAAAGACGATGCGCTCTACCGCAGCCGCGGTGCCAGCTACATTGGCGCCAAAAAATATGCTGAGGCGATGGATGATTATAACACCTCGCTCCGCCTTAACGCCAAAGAACTCAGTGCCTACATCGGCCGCGCGCGCATCCACGATGCGTTGGGGGAGCGCGACAAAGCGATGGATGAGTTTCAGACCGCCGTATCGATCGACCCCAATTATCTACCGGCTTTCTGGGAACGGGCCCGGATGGCCGACCGCTGGGGTGAAAAGGAAATTGCAATCGAGAACTACATCACGGTACTGAAGATAAACGGGCAGTATGCCCATGCGCGCAAGTATCTTGAAAGGCTCGGCGTCTGGTCTCCGTACTGAGGCTGCCGGAGAATACTGCGAGGATGAATTTCCAGCGAAAGCGATGCGGTACTATTTGCAAACCCCACAGACGGCTTGCGTTGACGCTGGCGACAATTGCGGGGCTGAGCGCATGTGCGCCTGCAGTGTGGGCCTTCGATATGGCGGACTGCGTGAAGGACGATCTCCCGGTGGAGAGCTTGCGCGAATGCGCCAACATGATCGGCAAGGAAGGTGTCACGGCAGCTGATCGGGGGCGGGTTTATACCTTGCGCGGCTTTGCCTGGATGCGCGAAGAGGAGCCGCTGCCCGCCATATCCGACTTTTCGCGTGCAATTGACATCGACGGCGAAAACATCGCCGCGCTCAAGGGCCGCGCACGGGCCTACTCGGCACTGAAGAACTTTGATCGTTCCATTGCAGACTGGTCGCGCATCATCGCTGTTCGACCCCAATCGGAAGGAAGCTATCGCGAGCGCGCGGAAGCCAATCTTGCTGCTGGCAAGACCGACGAGGCGCTAGCTGACTATGACCGCGCCATCGCGCTCAACGCCAATGACGCCGACGCCTATATTGGAAAAGGCCGCGCCTACGGAACGCTCAGGAAACGCGACGAAGCGCTTCGTGAGTTCGACAACGCCATCAGGGTCAATCCGGATAATCCAGCCGTCTACATGGCGAGAGGCGCGGTCTCTGAAAGCCTCGGAGATACCGACCTTGCCATCGCGAGCTATCAGGCGGTCCTGAAATACGACAGCGCCTACTGGTATGCGATTCGCGCGCTCCAGAGGCTAGGCGGCGAATGGGCGAACCAACGCAAGAAGTAGGACCTCCCCATCGCAAATCACTCGGGCTCCCATGGAACCATTTTGCTCCCGATACGACGAACGCTGCCCAATTGCGCAATTTTGCCGCGTCTTACGCTGGAAACACGATGATTTTCCTGCAAACGCCATGGACGGCGGCGCAAAACACGCTAGAAGCCAAATGTGCTCACGTCGACTCGATAGCAGATCCTGCCCCGCCCACTCTGGCGTAAAGGGCGGGCGGTGCTAGGATGGCCGCCACAAATGCGGCTGGGTGAGCCCGCAATCGATTACCTTTCAGGAATTTCCATCTTCCATGCGACTTATCACGACGACCGGCGATCTGGAAAATTTGTGCAATGAACTCGCCCAACATCCCTTTGCCACGGTCGATACCGAGTTCATGCGCGAGCAAACTTATTGGCCTCAGCTTTGCCTGATCCAGCTGGCGGGTCCGTCGGCAGAGGCCGTCATCGATCCACTCGCCGATGGCATCAATCTGGCGCCGTTCTTCGCATTGATGGCGAACCGTGATGTCGTCAAGGTGTTCCACGCCGCCCGCCAGGATATCGAAATCGCTTTCGCGAAGACGGGCTCTGTGCCTGAAC encodes:
- a CDS encoding tetratricopeptide repeat protein; the encoded protein is MTLATIAGLSACAPAVWAFDMADCVKDDLPVESLRECANMIGKEGVTAADRGRVYTLRGFAWMREEEPLPAISDFSRAIDIDGENIAALKGRARAYSALKNFDRSIADWSRIIAVRPQSEGSYRERAEANLAAGKTDEALADYDRAIALNANDADAYIGKGRAYGTLRKRDEALREFDNAIRVNPDNPAVYMARGAVSESLGDTDLAIASYQAVLKYDSAYWYAIRALQRLGGEWANQRKK